A region of Methyloversatilis discipulorum DNA encodes the following proteins:
- a CDS encoding PDR/VanB family oxidoreductase: MATVQTLQVRVARREAEAEGIARFELVSADGAPLPAFTAGSHVDVLLGDGLTRQYSLCGHPADRSRYQLGVLLDPASRGGSRAMHALAEGATLAISAPRNHFELAADARHHLLLAGGIGVTPLLCMAEQLAADGADFTLHYCTRSLDRTAFRARIASAGWAARTQIHVDDGDASQSFDMKGVLATPEPGTHLYVCGPRGFMDAVLATARAQGWPEDRIHYEFFGATVVTTDADADFDVKLARSGRVIPVRREQTVAQALAAAGVDLPVSCEQGVCGTCLTRVIDGTPDHRDMYMTPAEQTKNDQFTPCCSRSLSPLLVIDL; the protein is encoded by the coding sequence ATGGCTACGGTCCAGACGCTGCAGGTGCGCGTCGCGCGTCGCGAAGCCGAGGCCGAGGGCATCGCCCGCTTCGAGCTGGTCAGTGCGGACGGCGCACCACTGCCCGCCTTCACCGCGGGTTCCCATGTCGATGTGCTGCTGGGCGACGGTTTGACCCGGCAGTACTCGCTGTGCGGCCATCCGGCCGATCGCAGCCGCTACCAGCTGGGCGTGCTGCTTGACCCGGCGTCGCGCGGTGGCTCGCGTGCGATGCACGCGCTGGCAGAGGGCGCCACGCTTGCGATCAGCGCGCCGCGCAACCACTTCGAACTGGCGGCCGATGCGCGCCACCATCTGCTGCTGGCCGGCGGCATCGGCGTCACGCCGCTGCTGTGCATGGCGGAGCAGCTGGCGGCCGACGGCGCCGATTTCACGCTGCACTACTGCACCCGCTCGCTCGATCGCACCGCCTTCCGCGCGCGGATCGCGTCCGCCGGCTGGGCGGCGCGTACGCAGATTCACGTCGACGACGGCGACGCATCCCAGTCCTTCGACATGAAGGGCGTGCTGGCGACCCCCGAGCCGGGCACGCATCTCTACGTATGCGGCCCCAGGGGTTTCATGGACGCTGTGCTGGCGACCGCGCGCGCGCAGGGCTGGCCGGAAGACCGCATCCACTACGAGTTCTTCGGGGCGACCGTGGTGACGACGGACGCCGACGCCGACTTCGACGTGAAGCTGGCCCGTTCCGGCCGTGTCATTCCGGTGCGGCGCGAACAGACGGTGGCGCAGGCGCTTGCCGCGGCTGGCGTCGATCTGCCGGTGTCCTGCGAGCAGGGCGTGTGCGGCACCTGCCTGACACGCGTCATTGACGGCACGCCTGACCACCGCGACATGTACATGACCCCGGCGGAACAGACGAAGAACGACCAGTTCACGCCCTGCTGCTCGCGCTCGCTGAGCCCGCTGCTGGTGATCGATCTCTGA
- a CDS encoding aromatic ring-hydroxylating dioxygenase subunit alpha encodes MYPLPEGCFAPRNQWYIAAWADEIRREPMERWILNEPIAFYRTEDGRAVALEGRCPHRHFPLGKSRLIGDNIECMYHGITFSPKGDCVRIPSQGMVPASCKVKAYPLVERWKWLWIWMGDPALADESLIPDHHEIGLTDPAFTVESGTYHAVPGRYMLMHDNLFDLTHLGFLHQTSIGAGDYSVVDEQRDNGDNWISSQREFPNIQCPPLYAQVFGYEGKVDRAFGMKLFLPSLHAGYDFLCKSRTDSDDPGAVLGKVRVYHAITPATKNTAHYFFAYGRTFKQDDDAFGKAMLASFNAVIEEDMLATREIESMLTTLGTTPPEVLLKADATCVRGRRLFESLIRKEQAV; translated from the coding sequence ATGTACCCGCTACCCGAAGGCTGCTTCGCCCCCCGCAACCAGTGGTATATCGCCGCCTGGGCGGACGAGATCAGGCGCGAGCCGATGGAACGCTGGATCCTGAACGAGCCGATTGCCTTCTACCGCACCGAAGACGGTCGCGCGGTCGCACTCGAAGGCCGCTGCCCGCACCGCCACTTCCCGCTCGGCAAGAGCCGGCTGATCGGCGACAACATCGAATGCATGTACCACGGCATCACCTTCTCGCCGAAGGGTGACTGCGTGCGCATCCCGTCGCAGGGCATGGTGCCGGCCAGCTGCAAGGTGAAGGCCTATCCGCTGGTCGAGCGCTGGAAGTGGCTGTGGATCTGGATGGGCGATCCGGCGCTGGCCGACGAATCGCTGATTCCGGATCACCACGAGATCGGTCTGACCGACCCGGCCTTCACGGTCGAGTCCGGCACCTATCACGCAGTGCCCGGCCGCTACATGCTGATGCACGACAACCTGTTCGACCTCACCCACCTCGGCTTCCTGCATCAGACCAGCATCGGTGCCGGCGACTACAGCGTGGTCGACGAGCAGCGGGACAACGGCGACAACTGGATCAGCAGCCAGCGCGAGTTCCCGAATATCCAGTGCCCGCCGCTCTATGCGCAGGTGTTCGGTTACGAGGGCAAGGTCGACCGCGCTTTCGGCATGAAACTTTTCCTGCCTTCGCTGCATGCCGGCTACGACTTCCTGTGCAAGTCCAGGACCGACAGCGACGACCCGGGTGCCGTGCTTGGCAAGGTGCGCGTCTATCACGCGATCACGCCCGCCACGAAGAACACCGCCCACTACTTCTTCGCCTACGGCCGCACGTTCAAGCAGGACGACGACGCTTTCGGCAAGGCCATGCTGGCCAGCTTCAATGCGGTGATCGAGGAGGACATGCTGGCCACCCGCGAAATCGAGTCCATGCTCACCACGCTGGGCACGACGCCGCCGGAGGTGCTGCTGAAGGCCGATGCCACCTGCGTGCGCGGACGGCGGCTGTTTGAAAGTCTCATCCGCAAGGAACAGGCGGTCTGA